Within the Salarias fasciatus chromosome 2, fSalaFa1.1, whole genome shotgun sequence genome, the region CGTGATAAACCTTTTAAAGATCATTTTCAATGAAAGGAAACTCGTCtgctccttcaaaataagactgCTCCATGACGAACACTCCCTGGACTCGTCTTCCCTCTGACCTCGTCTCTAACCGTTTCACTTCAGCAGCCGTCTGActctccacacactcctcagTCATTTTTAGCTCTTTTCACTTCTTTACAGTGGTTTGGCTCTAGTTCTCAGATTTCGGTCACCTTAACAGCTTATTGACCGCTCTTAACGCCGCCGTCTGCTCTCAGACAGACTTACTCTTGGGGGGCCACGGTTTGGGCACCCACTCCGTCTTGGGTCTGGCCTTGATCTGCTCAATGCGCTCGTTGAAGCGTTCGTTGTCCGAGGTCACGGTGCTGTACGCCTgcggggacagacaggaggactcaggtTCACCACCGCACTGCATCATGGGAAACCTCTCCCGACGGGACTTACGTATGAGACGGacgccacggcggcggcgctgcacaGCACCGTGTACAGGATGTTCTCTCCGGACCCCCCGGGAACCGAGGACATGGGCCGCCGCTGCacggctgcagagagaggacagggtCAGCGGGCGGCCTGCGTCTGGACCGCACGCCGCATGTTGGACACACCCTCTAGGTTTTCCTTGATTCGGTGAATTCTGTCCTGCTGGCAGCAGGGTGAATGGAATGCTGGGAGAATGAGgtgtggggggaggaggagggacgccCTGATTGGATTTGGAGATTTAGGTTTCCAGGAATcaggcgggcggcggcggcggcggtgtggaGGACACGGGCTGAGGGACGCGGCTCCAGTCAGTCCTGATCCTCCTCAGTCAACTGGTCTGAAGCTGGTCTGTAATCTGGACTGGAAGCGTCTGGAGCCACAGCTGCTGTGGGGACAGACTGGGTCAAGCAGCGGCCCTCGGCCATGGTGGGGTCCTGATGATCCAGACAGCATGTGGGTCACCAGCACTGACTGCTGGGAGCTCAGGGCGATTTCACACGCTTTATGCTGTAGATTTAATCTGGACTGTGTGGGAGGGTTAGAATGACAGCAGTGCTTAAATGAGTCAAATTAATGTGTAATTTGTTGTGAAactgcggagtgtgtgtgttctgcagcggTCCTGTCTCCTGGAGGACAGAACACCTGGACCCCAGAGTTCTGAACctatttcatgttttccttctgtagaaatgtctgcagctccagggAGAGCTTTCCCTCCTCAGCTTCATACGGAGCGTCTCACTGGTGTCTGTCCTGCAGGGGGACACGTGTGGACACGTGTGGACATGTGTGGACACGGTGGAGGCTGCGTGGTCAGGCCTGATGAGGACTCCGCCTTCTTTTAGAACAAGtccggctgctgcagagaaaacccTCCCTGGCATCCTCACATGTATACTCTacagcagtggttctcaaactgtggggcgCGCCCCCCTGGGGGGGCGCAGTGTGATGCCCGGGGGGGCACGTGTGACCGTggggaacatgcttttttttccgctgtactaaaataaagtgtaattgcacatCCTCTCCAGTAGTTGGCAGTGGCGCTCTCACTGTCAGGGTGTGCAGCTCTactgtaagttttttttttgcaacgagctgtgatgtgaagccagtaaacaaaccctgagacaacatgaagacattttaacagggatgaaaagaaaggtgGGGAGACGAAGACAGTGAGTCAAGAGAGAATTCTGAGTGTAGAGAGGCAGGATCCCCTCTCAGAGCAGAGGTCTGTGGGCATTCTGCTTCCTTTTGCAACATCAGACGGAACtacttcttctacgcttgcaatttagaagagtagtcgctgaaagcgccaagcgtctggcttggtctgccgcggcttccataGTTCAGGGAGCGCGTGTTGACGTGCACTGGGGAAGTAGAGAGAGCACTGTTGAGGCtctaaaaatgtactaaatgacctcgttaagaattaattatggacgttacctgctcaggacacttggattacagcagaCGAGCAGGGTGAAGGAGAACAGGCaggttttgtggactttatggacctgTTCCTTTCGGGCTCTATCGGTCCCTGTTATACCCTGTTatatggaagtttgttgacaaTGAAAATCCCCCCAGACctccggctgcatttgagacatcaaacagtgctccagagtgttgttcagcatgagggtgagtggaaaatgaggccaaatcgttttctGGGTGAAGTATTCGTTTAACGTTTCGACGCCGCGGTGGCGCCGGCCCCCGCGCCGCGGCGTCCTGTGTGGACGGCGTTACGCGGCTCATGGTCTCAGGAGCTAATCCAGAGCGTCCGCCTCCTCAAGCCAGTTATTTATACCGGCTAATCGGCTCAGCGGGACGGGAGGAGCAGCGGGGTCAGCTCCCACGGCTGCCGGAGGGTCcaggggtcaggaggtcaccGCATTACTCTGGTCCGGGGAGCGGCTCAGAGGGccgggttcagggttcagggttcagggtccAGGGTCGCTGCAGGGCGGCCGGGGTCAAAGTGCGTCCTTGAGGGTTCCAGCAGTCCTGAGAGGAGGCCAGGGCCCTGAAGGTCACGTTCAGGTTCCGGGCCGGCGCTCCGGCAGCGGTCCGGGAATAGCAGGAAGCTGTTTTTAGGTTCCCTCATCTCCAGCGCTCCCGGCGCCACTCCCAGGTTCTACTGACGGCTGTTTGGTTCCGGGTCAACGTCACGCCGGTGCCGGGCGCTTCACCACCGATCGGGTCAATGACTGGACGGCCGTCACGTCTGAGGCTCTGCGTGTTGACACACCGGACCGATCGAGCGAGTCCCGCTGCCAGCAGACCTCTGAGCCAAGCCTGCTGCCCCCCGGACAGAaacccaggagccaaccccccaggagcagctgctccacccgGGACCAAGACCGCCTCATCAGGaccggaggaggcagagggCCACCCTCGAACACCCAGCGGCCAGGAAGGGAACTCGCTGACGGCACAGGAATCAAACCAGGAGGAGCTCCACACCTTCCAGCaccaggagcagctgctccacccagaCCACAGTGATGGAGAGCACCGCACCGCCACCGCCACTCAATACGCAAATAAACATCTGAAGGTTTGATACAAATAAAGAACAATAAAACTTTAATGCTGATCATAAAGTGTTTCTGCTATTTTAGTCACTTAAGATACGAGAGCAGGTTGTCCCATgcttctgtgagtgtgtgtgtgtgtgtgtgtttgagagagagagagatagtgGGGGTTAAACAAGCAGCAGCGCTGACatgtactctgtgtgtgtgtgtgtgtgtgtgtgttctctctttACATTGAGGCTTCGTCACACGCGCACCACGTGACTGAGGTGGCCTCCATGTTTGAAGCACACACAGATGAAGGTCACTTCCACATGTCagcacacatacgcacacaaacacacacgtacacacacacacacacacacctgagcccCACACTGCAggtagaggaagaggagaagatcCTCACACTCAGCTCTGACTCCTGagtggaggacacacacacacacacacacacacacacacacacacacacacacacacacacacacacacacacacacacagcgtggaGGATGCGCGTGAGGACACGGTGTTCTCTGCCTCCGGAGGCCGCAGCCCGATCCCCGGCTCCGGGTGCTCGTCGCGCCCGGCCCGCCACTCACCGTCCCGGGGCAGCCTCTGGGCCGCTGTCCGCGCCACGGGCCCACACCTCCGCCAGGCcgctctgcaggaaaacatcgCTGCTGTCCGGGACGTCCAGGAGGCTGCAGCCGCTTCTGCTCCGGAGGCTGGATGAGTGGTGCTGAACAGGGACACGTTCCGGAGGGGAGgagcggaggggggaggagcgggggagggggaggaacagcgGGAACAGCACTCCTCCCTCTGTTGCGCAATGCGCAGGCGGTATGACGGCTGCTCAGTGCCACACACCGACCGCAGCAATGCAGACACATTCCTGCACTCAAGGTTAGAAACAGACTGAATGATCCGTTACTTTTCAGAGCTCCGCGCTCAAATTCACTTCAGCTAtttcatttaaagaaagaaaaaaacatgttgttcCTAAACTACGTATAAATATTAATTCACTCAAGCCTTATTTATTCAAGTTTGTCCAAAAGTCTCTGTCGGAGACGGTTTCAGAAGAACCAGTTTAATGATTAATGAACCTGGAACGACGCAGCTGCAACAGAACACCAGCCAGCTACAACAGCTCCAACTCATCAATAAATAACTGTTCAGATGAACGTCTGCAACAGCACTTGGTGAAAAGCACTGAAAATAGAGTCTAATAAAGTAAAACTGCCAAAGCAACATATTATTAGGAAAGCATTTTACCTCctactgtagttttttttttttttactttactttactttacatTATTTGTTCCTTGTTATAAAGATGTtaaaaggtgcattaaggagttttacaaccttaaaaatacttattttccaccataaatatgttacacatttttaatgatgtgtacaatgtgccctgacatattcattacaagtacctctaacagcgctaaattgtcacttgaaagttgcagggagactttgaaaggaatgacataatgcacgctccggctggtctgatttagttaggtttcgttttgtccgccattactccgccagatgcttagtgagcaacaactgagcaggagcttccagaaagtcagaacagactggcttctagcactgccacagctccacacagactccaccaggtagaagacacttaaatcttactcgagcgctactaaaagagcgaggaaggagttcctctcttccgtgcacgcgagccacagacacgagtttttcactaagctgcattacgcccaaggcctgcagggggcgctgtttcgcataaaacgtgcaaactccttaatgcacctttaaagttttgttttatgaATTCATTTCACAATCGGCTGTTTTtaaatttacatgtttttttttaacaaataattcagaattcagtaaatgaaaatcaaaccaTCATCTTTTCTTGTTCTTCCAGTTGATGCTAAATATTTCTGAGCAGTTTGTGAAACACTGATTCTTTACACCACTTCTCAGTGAATGTCTTCAGCTCCTCACATCATTCTCTTCACTTCCACGTGTTAAATGACCAGACTGATTACAAATTCAATTTATTCAGCCATGTCAGCAAtcagcacaaagaaaaacactctcCTTTacgattttcaaaataaaatcatgatGAGTTAAGAACGAGTACAGCGTTTCCTGCCGTTGGAGGCTGTGGCACTGATCGGCCTGCATACACCCCGGTGACTGGAGGAAGGTCAAATCCAACATGGAGCAGATTTAGTTTTCACTCTTCATCCTGGAAACCTCAAGCATTTCATCAGTCCAGGGCCACGCTCTCTGTCCAGGGATCAGTCCTCCGTCCCCACAAACCAGATCAGAATAAACCCCgggatgaagacatgaagacaccgggatgaagacatgaagacaccaggatgaagacatgaagacaccgggatgaagacatgaagacaccgggatgaagacatgaagacaccGGGGCTGAAAGTGACTCTGAACACTTTAGTCTCACTTCATCTCatttctggaggaaaacagtctgcagtttgagagaacattttatttgttgaaaagtgtgtgtgtgtgtgtgtgtgtgtgtgtgtcagtttgatTTTGGTCAACAAACTTTGACCTGCCTGGATGTGATTTAAAGAGTTTATTGATGAACGAATGAGAGAGTTGTGTAAAATAAACGGTTTGATCCACAAACAGAGAGCTTTCTTTAATACTCCAGAGCCAGGTAATTTAttccctccaaaataaaagtgattATAATTATTGATCAGTGATTTTCAGATTTACAAACTGAAGTTTTAAACAAACAGTCAAAGTCAACAGATTAgatgtaaaactgaaaaaccagCCCGAGTTCAGAcgtgttcagtgttttctatTTGATAATTGATCAATCTTCTTCTGAGGcctgtcctgctctctggactgtTAGGCTGGTGCGCCCCCCAGCGTTCACTTCAGGAATAAcagctgtttatttctgtgtaaatagAAGCTCCACTTCTCTGAAATAGTGtgaataaaagtgtgtgtgtctcttcacagatcctccgtcctcccagcagcaggctgaccaGACAGGATCGTTACGCCGCTCTGTCTCTTCGTCTCCAGGCTTCCTGCTGATTCCTTTCACGCTCTCGGGTGTTGGTTTAGTCTTCAGAGGATCAGTAGAATCAAGTGTGGAGTgaagtgaggctgctgctcacctAAATCAACCTGAGtggggctaatgctaatgctaatgctaatgctaatcagaACAAATCCACTGAGAACTCATCAAACAGCGACGCTTTATTTTCAGTACAGTTCTCACACTCATCCTCCAGCGTGCATCCAACACCGCTTCTTAATAAATACGACACACTGACAGCTCTCTGGAGGGACGTCCTGCTGCCCGCCTCCGTCCACAGGACGTCCCCCGGCcggctgcatgttctccctgctcctcaCTCCAGGCCGTTCCTCACTTTGTACTCGCGCACGTCCGAGCTGTGCTGCTTGAAGAGctgcgggaggaagaggaggaagaggaggaggaagaagaggaggaggaggaagaggaagaggaagacgaggaggaggaggaggaagaggagttagAGCAGCACACACTGATATGGAATTGTTACGGCTGTGAGCTCCGTTGTGTCAAACGACACCCGAAACTCAACAAAGGTTTTGTGTTGTCACCTGAAATCATGGTAGTGTCGACGTTAAACACTCTTCAGAGAAaagggaaggtgtgtgtgttgggtgtgtgtgtcaggtgtgtgtcgtgtgtgtgtcgggtgtgtgtgctcaccagaGCCCAGAGGAAGGCCGACGCCCCGAAGGCCAGGCCCACTCGCAGCCAGTTGGGTCTGCTGGTGTCGGGTTTGGAGCTGGTGAACACGGACCTGGATCCTGCTGAGTCAGCAAACAGAACCATCAGTCAGGAACCCTGGACCTGGTGTCTCCAGAGGAACCGAGTCCGACCGCACACTCCAGCTGAGGCTCAGAGGAAAGGAGTGACTGCTGCAGTAGGAtcagagtgtgagagtgtgtgtgtgtgtgtgtgtgtgtgtgtgtgtgtgtgtgtgtgtgtgtgtgtgtgtgtgtgtgtgtgtcgctgctcCTTCATGTCACATGGAAACAAGCATCCTTCAGTTCCTGGTGTCTGGATTCATCTGACAGCTGTGAGATCTTATTTACTGTGAGGTGTGATAATTCTCTTCACTGCAGGGAGGAAACCCAGATtcactgcagagaaacactgaacatcacACCCACAGCACTGATGGAGGTGGCTTATTATGAACCTGAACTAAACTCCAGTAACATTGTCTAAAGAACACCACAGGGTTTGATAAACAAGAAATTAATAGATAATCAACATAGATTATTTATTACTCAGTGTACATGTGCACAGAGGTGGAGATTGTTATAAATCGAATACTTATGAACGTTTTCATTTAATGCAGAAACATATCAAAGCTTTCTCCATTCATTACCTTACAGTTTAACACAGCCTGTTATCAACAGCTCCGGTAACAGATCACGTGGACTAAAACCAATCATTAGTTGataaaaagtgtgttttgactTTAAATTCAAGCAGCGACAGtcagcatgctaatgctaagctaaggTCAGACATCAACAATAACACGAAGCAACGAGCGGCACGAAAACACTCCTCTAACAGACTGTGCAGAGAAAAGGGAgtaaataaagtgtgtgttttacctGTGCGGAGGAGGGAAGCAGGAGATAATAACCGGCTGAAAGTCATTTTTAGCTGCAGGATGCTAACAGGACGCTAACAATAGCCGATCTGTTCCACTTCCGCCCTGCCTGCGTCACACGTCCTGCCCGGACTCcggctgcttcttcttctgcggtagtggtgggcggatcgatcctaatatcgatagtatcgataccaaagttagtattgatatcgatcgataccagcacgttgagaacaatatttgttttttctgctcgagcagcagcgtctctgtcGGACCTCAGCTCACTTAGTGCTCAGCCGCTCGTTAACGCGGtctgcgccgctccctcctccctctgctcttcactgtgagagagagagagagagagagagagagagagagagagagagagagagagagagagagagagagagcaatggtggaggatgaagaggcgctgtgtggacttattatttcacagcttcagataAAGACACTGCATCATGTAATGTGTGCATGAAGGTAACaccaccaatctgcacaaacatttaaaagcagtgtgaacgaagggaggaggaggaaggagagcccCGATTGACCAGACcccgacacagacagaggtctctgctatgggtggccgtttgtgccatacatcgcctggtacaaaacgctgttcagaacggcgcttttaatgccgagcgccgccaggcgcttttatttgaAACGCCTttatgggtggccgtttgtgccatacaccGCCTGGTAGAAAACGCCGTTCAGAACGGCGtctcaaacgccgagcgccgccaggcgcttttaaagCACCACCAGGCGCTTTaaaactgagtgaggaactttttttccatatatgttttattgtccacatgacgtttgatatattaaatgtattaaaatatattttttcccttctaatcaatttttcaaaactgaaatgtttaaaactaAATCTGAGATTCTCTATGTCTATGTTTGTCTGTTACAACATTACATTCTCAGTACAATTCAATTTTTGAAATAATATCTGAATGCATGACTAGAAGAagtatttgaatatttatttggCAGTAACTGTCAGGGATGCTGAACTACAAATCTTCACACTGGTTATGTGGCTCCCGCTTAATTTATTatgacatgttttattttgttactgcttatatttttaataataaatgacacaacataaaacaacagtttaactggtacaaaggcacagataattatttcacttataaacatgttatttctggCTGCATAGGGACAATTTATCTCAATGATGCAGTCATTGGACACCATGACATCTGGAGAGCCACCAAGCAGGTTGCTGTCAGAGAGGAGCACTGCTTTTCCTGGATTGTCACACCAGTGGGCTTCATGTATTCCTCTTCCGAAGTCACAAGCCTGGGGtcaaaaagataatttattgcaCAATGTGTATATGTGATTACAATTTCTTATTAATAaata harbors:
- the LOC115398669 gene encoding NADH dehydrogenase [ubiquinone] 1 subunit C1, mitochondrial-like isoform X2, whose protein sequence is MTFSRLLSPASLLRTGSRSVFTSSKPDTSRPNWLRVGLAFGASAFLWALLFKQHSSDVREYKVRNGLE
- the LOC115398669 gene encoding NADH dehydrogenase [ubiquinone] 1 subunit C1, mitochondrial-like isoform X1, with protein sequence MTFSRLLSPASLLRTAGSRSVFTSSKPDTSRPNWLRVGLAFGASAFLWALLFKQHSSDVREYKVRNGLE
- the mgarpa gene encoding protein MGARP isoform X3; this encodes MFSCRAAWRRCGPVARTAAQRLPRDAVQRRPMSSVPGGSGENILYTVLCSAAAVASVSYAYSTVTSDNERFNERIEQIKARPKTEWVPKPWPPKSQDEEEV